Part of the Hippoglossus stenolepis isolate QCI-W04-F060 chromosome 4, HSTE1.2, whole genome shotgun sequence genome is shown below.
agaagagTGAGAGGCGGGGACTGACGGAATGAACAAGTCCTGGTACAACATAcaacatgttacacacacacacacacacacacacacacacacacacacacacacacacacacacacacacacacacacacacacacacacacacacacacacacacacacacacacacacacacacacactctcacatgcacgtctctctatagttgtgaggacactcattgacataatgcattccctagcccaGTGGTCAtcaaccttttcgagcccaagatcactttttaattccaaacgtaagccgagatctaccaccctgatatcttccaaaaaacccacttaggagggtcatatttattattttttgcaatttgtgtgaaaggctgaatgtacaagaaataaatatacacaaagagaggcagttgtgcaactttttctattcaatgcacaatattcaaattaatatcaattcatatttacaatgcaaaatatgtagcttctcagttccataacatgttctgcagaggagctgctactgcagcacaatgttttacatataggctttgatttgaatatggccacaaatatgattattgccttgtatgaaagaagtcccttctactaaaataaataccagtacttgaaggaaatgcaggagataaaccagcagctcagacgccagtagcggacacacagcgtgtgtgaaaaacagacaaacgacacacagctgatctgcggcgcgacgacagccagtgagtccagatagttcggggatcgacagtgaagactgggagatcCACCTGTAGATcacgatcgacgggttggcgaccacaGATTTAGACGTTTATTATTACCACATTCATTACTGCATGAATTGTGTTTAAGATGTGTATACATGAGATTTTTCCATAGTTTCAAACCAAGATGCTGGTCATCAGGATTTCATTCACAACCTGTGTGGTGACGACTGTGTGTCTGCCACTGTTTGGACTAATAACATGTGTCTTCATCTCCTCGGTTTTTCATTATGAGGACTCCACCGGCACACACTGCAAGGTAATGTCTCTATTTTtgcaaattgtatttttcttagctcaatgtaaaaaaactgaGACAGATACGtacaatttataatatatttcatttacaagaaatctcctttctgtttttgttttcttttacttgtcCATGGTTTGAGATTTGACTTTAAATTTCCAGGTTCCTAACTACCTGCCATCCATCAGTGCCTCAATAAGCCTAAGCCCCGAGTGCCACATATGATGCTTCTGCATCGGACTGCACTCGGCCCCGAGGTTACTGGTGGCGTTTACCTACTTCAAATTTTACAAGACGCGTTTCGCCTCCAAGTTCCCTGAGAGTTCACTCAGCTGCTTGAACCTGGCCTTCTCTCTTACCGAAAACCTCGGCCTCTTGCTCCTCACGTATGTGTTGTCCAGTGAGACATACTGTGAGTGATCCGTGTAATGACATCATTTTCAATCCCAGTATCTTCTACAGGAGATATTAGGAGATATATATAGGAGATATAAAGTCCCTCACGGCGGTGTGGGACTTTAAGAGCCGAGAGGTCATGTTCATTTCGTCCTCTAAAGATAAAACCTTCTGACTAGAAACACAAGGACTAAGTGCTAAGCACACAACCACTCAACTCCCTGATGATAACAGCCCTGATCCCACTTCAGAGGACGAGTGGGACGAAGGCCTCTTCCACATATTTCCGTGTTGACTGCTCTCGAGTCCTGAACAAGGTGCCAATGCCAACAAGCAGAAACAGATTTGATGTGACTTTAATAATTCTTAAAGCATGTGTGTAATACACTTAAttaatatacattattatattggtggtgttttattttatacaccAAGACCACTGTGCAGTATCCCTATCTTTTTAATAAGATAGGAAAATAAACCCTTGTTAAGAGCTGGTTGTaaagtcttactgctgcaggaattGAGAGGTTGTgtaattttttctttaaaggttTAGCCCAGTGGTCACCAAtcttttcgagcccaagatcactttttaattcctaacgtaagccgagatctaccaccctgatatcttccaaaaaacccacttaggagggtcatatttattattttttgcatcttccgctcttgcaaatatttcacactaaaaaaacctttttaaacaagggaatggattccattaacagaaacgctggagtgcttttattttgaaaaggcatacagaaatgttgcaaccatttgtttgtgacataaattcatcagaagaacattaaaactcaggtaagatcattttctctgtttattctgctgtgaaccacaatgtttatctgtttatgacacaaatgtatttacatcacttcccgaacccgtttcaaagtaaaagcactgcAGCGTACACTTCACtctctgaatccactcatttgttctaacggggctttgattgttatcgacagaccgaaagggttggcgaccactgccctagccccttaccctaaccttaaccctccaacagcccattgaatttgtgaggaccagccacacacacacacacacacacacacacacacactctctctctctctctctctctctctctctctctctctctctctctctctctctctctctctctctctctctctctctctctctctctctctctcacacacacacacacacacacacagacacacacacacacaaagcgtACTACCTGTGCAGCCTCACATAAAAGCACCACAATCCTAAAATCTGCTGATGACACAACATACCTGGGTCACATCAGTAACAACGATGAATCAGCCTATCgcagggaggtggaggaccTGGTGCTGTGGTGTCAAAACAATAATCCGACGCTCaatgtcagcaaaacaaaggaggtGATAGTGGACCTGAGGAAAGGGAGGAGTCAACACAAACCATCACACATGGGTGAGACTGAGGTGGAAAGGGTCGACACCTTCAAGTTCCTCGGCGTCCACATCAGTGACGACTTCAGCTGGACCCACCACATCACTCAGCTGATCAGGAAGGCACAGCAGAGGCTGTACTTCCTGAAGAGGCTCAGGGAATTCACCGGTGCACCATTGAGTCCATTCTGACCAGCAGCATTACAGCATGGTATGGCAACAGCCCACAAACAGACCGCAAACGCCTGCAGAGAGTGGTCAAATCAGCCCAGTACATCACTGGAACGACCCTCCCAGCTCTGCAGGACATCTATCGAAAGAGGGTCCTCAGAAGAGCCCGGAACACCATCAGAgatcccacccccacccccacccccaccccagcACCACTTCTTCACACTCCTTCCATCTGGCAGTGTGAAATGCAGGACTTCAAGGCTTAAGGACAGTTTCTACCCCAAGCCACAAGACTGACTAACATCTCCAAGCCactgcccccacccccacccataACCAACAAGGACTTAATGCAACTTTTTGCACTTTTAACAATTTGCTCACAGTGAACATTATGCACCTTGTTGTCTTTTTGCACAATCTGTTATAATTCTGCACTGACTTCTATActgtcttttactgtttttagCATACATAAATCACCTTAATCTACCTCAGCTGTTTATCTCTTATCCcttttatttatgattaaaacTTAGTTtccagtatatatatttatgtgtacatattcaaatgtttctatttttctttggATGTTTCtggcttttttatttatattttttattttaacacctGAAGGCACCAGGCAGAGACAAGAGAACTAAGAATTTCATTGCATTGataacttgtttatttctgcatatgacaataaagccTTTGTGGATGATTCCTGTGGTTCAGCACCGCGGACAGCTCCCAGCCTCATCCTCTGATAATCAATAACTAATAATCAATGATATTCGCTTTATGTGTTTTACATCGTATATACTATTGAATAATTAGCACGAGACACGTTTAATTTCTCGCCTGTGGTCTGCGCATCATTTTTTGACGTATTCTCACGTGGCATCCTCAGCTCTCTCCTCCGCTCGCTTTCTCTTCCGGGTGCTCGTGCCGTTACAAACACAACTGGGTGTTATTGTCCTCCCGCTTTCTGTCGCACATGGACGATGCTGCGACCGCAGGCCTGTCTTTCATCCGACGTAAATTCAGCTGATGCGAAACATGTCGGAGGATGATCCGCACCGTGTCCATTTTCATCCCGCCGCCTGATTCAATGAACGCTCCCGTTACAGCGTAGTTATTCACCTGCCAGAGGCGACAGCGGCTATTTGTGAACAGTAAACACATCAGAGGTGGGTTCATCTCTGCAAATGCATGCAAATCACAAACGTAAATACCGAccgttttattttaaatgcaccTTATTAGCAGCCTCCTCATTTAGAGGTTTATTATTACCACATTCATTACTGCATGAATTGTGTTGAAGATGTTTATAAATCAGACTTGTCCATAGTTTCAGACCAAGATGCTTCAGGGCTCAAATATCTTTGGGCACGAGCGGCCCCTGGTCATCAGGATTTCATTCACAACCTGTGTGGTGACGACTGTGTGTCTGCCACTGCTCGGACTAATAACATGTGTCTTCATCTCCTCGGTTTTTCATTATGAGGACTCCACCGGCACACACTGCCAGGTAATGTCTTtgcaaactgtatttttcttagctcaatgtttaaaaaactgaGACAGATCCGtacaatttataatatatttaatttacaagaaatatgttttctccttttgtttttgttttcttttacttgtcCTTGGTTTgagatttgaatttaaatttccAGGTCCCTAACTACCTGCCATCCATCAGTGCCTCAATAAGCCTAAGCCCCGAGTGCCACATATGGCGCTTCTGCATCGGACTGCACTCGGCCCCGAGGTTACTGGTGGCGTTTACCTACTTCAAATTTTACAAGACGCGTTTCGCCTCCAAGTTCCCTGAGAGTTCACTCAGCTGCTTGAACCTGGCCTTCTCTCTTACGGAAAACCTCGGCCTCTTGCTCCTCACGTATGTGTCGTCCAGTGAGACATACTGTGAGTGATCCGTGTAATGACATCATTTTCAATCCCAGTATCTTCTACAGGAGATATTTGAAATCAAATCTTATTTCTATGTGTATATTTTCCCTCAGTTGTACATAAGGAAGGCTTCGTCCTGTTCCTTGTCAGCTCCCTCGTCCACATGCTGATAACCTGCCGTTTGTGGAAGGCTATTAAGAAGTATTCTCTGAGTCCTGAGGTAAGGTGGCGTTCATCTCCTTTAAGATTTACAAGTGGAAATCCCTCATTTGCAGAATTTCAATCCAACCcagactttttttaaattcccaTACAGGATGCCAAGTCTCACCTCTGGAAAGTGCGTTGTTTACTTCTCAACGTATCCTTCTGTGCTTTTGCT
Proteins encoded:
- the LOC118106313 gene encoding post-GPI attachment to proteins factor 2 isoform X1; amino-acid sequence: MQITNFQTKMLQGSNIFGHERPLVIRISFTTCVVTTVCLPLLGLITCVFISSVFHYEDSTGTHCQVPNYLPSISASISLSPECHIWRFCIGLHSAPRLLVAFTYFKFYKTRFASKFPESSLSCLNLAFSLTENLGLLLLTYVSSSETYFVHKEGFVLFLVSSLVHMLITCRLWKAIKKYSLSPEDAKSHLWKVRCLLLNVSFCAFAGFFYYKHNMYCESGSYTFFALFEYLVVFSNMAFHLTAVWDFKSREVMVISSSEDKTF
- the LOC118106313 gene encoding post-GPI attachment to proteins factor 2 isoform X2; this translates as MLQGSNIFGHERPLVIRISFTTCVVTTVCLPLLGLITCVFISSVFHYEDSTGTHCQVPNYLPSISASISLSPECHIWRFCIGLHSAPRLLVAFTYFKFYKTRFASKFPESSLSCLNLAFSLTENLGLLLLTYVSSSETYFVHKEGFVLFLVSSLVHMLITCRLWKAIKKYSLSPEDAKSHLWKVRCLLLNVSFCAFAGFFYYKHNMYCESGSYTFFALFEYLVVFSNMAFHLTAVWDFKSREVMVISSSEDKTF